One genomic region from Thermoplasmatales archaeon encodes:
- a CDS encoding aminotransferase class I/II-fold pyridoxal phosphate-dependent enzyme, whose product MMRFETGSWIHSHTGKYDLSQSGMYGRISLDKYFDVKSLVSEEDLKDSIASINDCNKSQVVITHGATEASFTSLYHIYETGIKDSKTNLPEYEPLYKLPLQIGFSNEDFGLFITSNPNNPTGALIQLPVGYSGYLIDETFLLFSSSLDMLHYPANTYRTNTFTKFFGGDDLRVGYIIAPSKKEAEAIEALRGIFTEYVSRYNISVAYRILNDLDSIVQNVRDIQTKNYNFLLKNKGNLKFYLDRQPKLGTVSFLDYSKLSEIDSLTFSELLFKESISVVPAKFFGITGPYIRVCYSRSDFPDSFSKLINFLDSISV is encoded by the coding sequence ATGATGAGATTTGAGACTGGTTCGTGGATTCATTCTCACACGGGAAAATACGATCTTTCACAGAGCGGTATGTACGGAAGAATATCTCTAGATAAATACTTCGATGTTAAATCTTTAGTGTCTGAGGAAGATCTGAAAGATTCCATAGCAAGTATAAATGATTGCAACAAATCTCAGGTTGTTATAACTCACGGAGCTACTGAAGCATCTTTTACATCTCTTTATCACATATATGAGACCGGAATCAAAGATAGCAAAACAAATCTTCCGGAGTACGAACCACTTTATAAATTACCACTACAAATCGGTTTTTCAAATGAGGACTTTGGTTTATTTATCACTAGCAACCCCAATAATCCTACTGGTGCCTTAATCCAATTACCTGTTGGTTATTCTGGTTATTTGATCGACGAAACTTTTCTTCTGTTTTCCTCTAGTCTAGACATGTTACATTATCCTGCCAACACTTATCGTACTAACACATTTACCAAATTTTTTGGAGGAGATGACCTACGAGTTGGATACATCATTGCACCGAGTAAAAAAGAAGCTGAGGCCATAGAAGCTCTAAGAGGAATATTCACAGAATATGTTTCTAGGTACAATATCTCCGTTGCATATCGGATATTAAACGATTTGGATTCAATAGTCCAGAATGTGAGGGATATTCAGACGAAAAACTACAATTTTCTTTTGAAAAATAAAGGCAATTTAAAATTTTATTTAGATAGACAGCCTAAACTAGGCACAGTCTCGTTTTTGGACTATTCAAAACTTTCTGAAATTGATTCTCTCACTTTTTCTGAGCTGCTTTTTAAAGAGTCTATATCCGTTGTTCCAGCTAAATTCTTTGGAATAACTGGCCCTTACATTCGGGTTTGCTATTCACGCAGTGATTTTCCTGATTCCTTTAGTAAACTAATAAACTTCTTGGACAGCATTTCAGTATAA
- a CDS encoding helix-turn-helix domain-containing protein, giving the protein MKYTPVDFSKVDFKISHEGCWTLLGEELPVKIHTLIVKPQREKDRILGFIEIQSDSSASLGSFVRRLGMHPSVKKVISVTNIAGSKHHYKVLFLEKYDQMLSGLLDNYTVLYENDTISSGYENLSVMLPSEEVNSLKHDLENIGRVFDFKFMHVDEERYLKFNLSLSESEIEILKIAYSKGYYELPKRTYLLGISKAAGLSKSTVEEHLRKAENMIINSEMAKY; this is encoded by the coding sequence ATGAAGTATACACCTGTTGATTTTTCGAAAGTTGATTTCAAGATTTCCCATGAAGGTTGTTGGACTTTGCTAGGCGAAGAACTTCCTGTAAAGATACACACTTTGATTGTGAAGCCGCAAAGAGAGAAGGACAGAATTTTGGGTTTCATCGAGATCCAGAGTGACTCGAGTGCATCCCTCGGTAGTTTTGTTCGACGCTTAGGTATGCACCCATCAGTAAAGAAGGTGATCAGTGTTACGAACATTGCAGGTTCTAAACACCATTACAAGGTATTATTCCTAGAGAAATATGATCAGATGCTCAGCGGACTCCTAGATAATTATACTGTGCTGTACGAAAATGATACTATTTCCAGTGGGTATGAAAACCTTTCTGTTATGTTACCGAGTGAAGAAGTAAATAGCCTGAAGCATGATTTGGAAAACATTGGCAGAGTCTTTGATTTCAAGTTTATGCATGTTGATGAAGAAAGGTACCTAAAATTCAATCTTTCGCTTTCAGAGAGCGAGATTGAAATCCTTAAGATAGCTTATAGCAAGGGTTACTATGAATTACCCAAACGTACGTATCTTCTTGGGATATCCAAGGCAGCGGGGCTCTCAAAATCAACTGTAGAGGAGCATCTGAGAAAGGCAGAAAATATGATAATAAATTCTGAAATGGCCAAATACTGA
- a CDS encoding APC family permease: MEHYIDGNKLEPNQVSVLRASFYSLATILPFGVFGFAAIGVISFTPYAVEAFLVGFLVTLVSIGIAIPFSKRISNAGGWAAYAAAGAGKQIGYLTGWAYAGGYTVSTGALSATTGYLTSVFVSYFYHITLPLYLVYAIDTSVILVAFFVARLKVKLMTYVGAIIGAIEVGSAIAIAVFIIVLLGEHNSFQPLTFPKIGSLPAFFVGFIVGALGSYSGYGVILTLSEESKIPKRNVGKALLLTVITAAVVFILGTYAIVAGWGFSDLSSLISLTAPGYTVIGKYLGKSIAIYALVLLLIADYGTSIGLMGAASRVYYSLGRDHIIPQWFSKLNKGDVPENSSLLIALVGLILAIGLTQIFVFVYGAVEGIFYGVAVLGLFGTFVFIFYHITTSISMPIYFKRIDQFKFYYIILPVIAIVVFLIILYYSLLGITMPLLIMPVAVVVWLILGLILIRRSMRLYNIKEFKLDQLEEGNGK, from the coding sequence ATGGAACATTATATCGACGGGAATAAGTTGGAACCTAATCAGGTTTCTGTGCTGAGAGCCTCATTTTACTCATTGGCAACGATCTTACCATTCGGTGTTTTTGGTTTTGCGGCGATAGGTGTCATTTCATTTACTCCTTATGCTGTTGAAGCTTTTTTGGTTGGATTCTTAGTTACACTGGTATCGATAGGAATAGCAATACCTTTCAGTAAGCGAATTTCAAACGCAGGTGGATGGGCTGCCTATGCAGCTGCTGGTGCAGGGAAGCAAATTGGTTATCTTACGGGATGGGCCTACGCAGGGGGATATACTGTTAGTACAGGGGCACTGTCTGCAACAACGGGTTATCTAACATCAGTTTTCGTATCATATTTCTATCACATTACGCTGCCACTGTACCTTGTGTACGCCATCGACACTTCAGTGATTCTTGTTGCTTTTTTCGTAGCTCGGTTGAAGGTAAAACTGATGACGTATGTTGGTGCTATCATTGGAGCTATTGAAGTAGGTTCGGCAATTGCCATTGCTGTTTTTATAATTGTTCTATTGGGTGAACACAACTCGTTTCAGCCGCTAACATTCCCAAAAATTGGCTCATTACCAGCCTTCTTTGTGGGTTTTATCGTTGGTGCATTGGGAAGTTATTCAGGATACGGAGTAATCCTGACATTATCCGAGGAATCAAAGATACCTAAAAGAAATGTTGGTAAGGCTTTGCTGCTTACTGTGATAACGGCTGCCGTTGTGTTCATTCTTGGAACATACGCAATAGTTGCTGGTTGGGGATTCTCAGATTTATCTTCATTGATTTCACTTACTGCACCAGGATACACTGTTATAGGAAAATATCTAGGAAAATCTATTGCTATATACGCTTTAGTTTTACTCCTAATTGCAGATTATGGTACCTCGATCGGTTTAATGGGGGCAGCATCAAGAGTGTACTACTCTCTGGGAAGAGATCATATAATTCCTCAATGGTTTTCTAAATTGAACAAGGGAGATGTGCCGGAGAATAGCTCCTTGCTGATTGCATTGGTTGGCCTAATTCTTGCAATTGGATTAACACAGATATTCGTATTTGTATATGGGGCTGTAGAGGGCATATTTTACGGCGTTGCTGTGCTTGGCCTCTTCGGAACTTTTGTTTTCATATTTTATCATATCACAACTTCCATTTCTATGCCTATCTATTTCAAACGAATTGACCAGTTTAAATTTTATTATATAATTTTGCCCGTTATTGCCATTGTTGTGTTTTTAATCATTCTATACTACTCGCTTTTGGGTATTACTATGCCCCTTCTAATCATGCCTGTAGCCGTTGTAGTCTGGCTGATACTTGGGCTGATATTAATCAGAAGAAGTATGAGGCTCTACAACATAAAGGAATTTAAACTAGACCAACTTGAAGAAGGTAACGGAAAATGA
- a CDS encoding SDR family oxidoreductase: protein MITNQKRFLGKGAVVTGGSRGIGRAISIGLAREGANVCISYSSHPDEAESAVREMKGFGVRAFSYKIDQSDVDQVDGFTNFAVEKLGKIHVLVNNAGICPFKAFFDIDAPLFEKVWKVNVESHFFITQKIASHMIHEKLKGRILMMSSISAHVGGEFQAHYTTTKSALNGLMHSLAIVLGKYGILVNSLEPGTILTDINREDLSNLEKRNYMEKRISIGRLGTPEDMVGPALFLLSEENTYSTGAELLADGGMLVNLQ, encoded by the coding sequence ATGATTACCAATCAGAAAAGATTTCTAGGAAAGGGAGCAGTTGTTACCGGTGGTTCAAGAGGAATTGGGAGGGCGATATCAATTGGACTGGCACGAGAGGGAGCAAACGTTTGCATTTCCTATTCTAGTCACCCCGATGAGGCAGAATCAGCAGTAAGGGAAATGAAGGGCTTCGGAGTCAGAGCATTTAGTTATAAAATAGATCAAAGTGATGTGGATCAGGTTGATGGATTCACGAATTTTGCTGTAGAAAAACTTGGAAAAATACACGTATTAGTGAACAACGCTGGAATATGCCCATTTAAGGCCTTTTTTGATATTGATGCACCTCTCTTTGAAAAGGTCTGGAAAGTTAATGTAGAAAGCCATTTCTTCATAACGCAAAAAATCGCCTCTCACATGATACATGAGAAGTTAAAAGGAAGAATACTCATGATGAGTTCAATCAGTGCACATGTTGGGGGTGAATTTCAGGCACATTATACTACGACGAAGTCTGCTTTGAATGGACTTATGCATTCCCTTGCCATTGTGCTTGGAAAATACGGCATCCTGGTAAACTCGTTGGAGCCCGGAACTATTTTAACAGACATAAACAGGGAGGACCTTTCTAACCTCGAAAAGAGGAATTACATGGAAAAACGAATATCAATCGGTCGACTTGGAACTCCTGAGGACATGGTCGGTCCAGCTTTGTTCTTACTTTCGGAGGAGAACACCTATTCTACGGGTGCGGAGCTCCTTGCAGACGGTGGGATGCTCGTAAACCTTCAATAA
- a CDS encoding (Fe-S)-binding protein has protein sequence MAQKLQRQLSAIKKVMVGTLNKNYVPFPVDKSLCSRWTNDLSHGGETIIYTSFMYQLASLFKSYEKYLPTFSNMGGSSRMASLGKLFIKPKKEDLERSYAILRNISAMLKKAGINHGYLYDDEPYSGGLLLELGMINEFKEYGGKVLQKFKDNGVRRVITVDPHTTNAMERMKKLLNSDIEVVNYLTLIKGLSGNGQFVIHDPCLYTRYLDLGETMRDVLTNAGIKVKEDIMVTSKEYGTCCGGPLGPVDLELSSKIAEDRARKLLSVSDKVLVACPLCYQNLSPYIKNIKDIAEVVS, from the coding sequence ATGGCTCAAAAACTCCAGAGACAGCTCTCTGCCATAAAAAAAGTAATGGTGGGAACTCTGAACAAGAATTATGTTCCTTTTCCAGTTGATAAATCTCTGTGCAGTAGATGGACGAATGATCTTTCACATGGAGGAGAAACAATCATTTACACGTCGTTTATGTATCAGTTAGCATCATTGTTCAAATCTTACGAGAAATACCTTCCAACGTTTTCTAACATGGGGGGTTCTTCAAGGATGGCATCGCTGGGGAAATTATTCATTAAACCAAAGAAAGAGGACCTCGAAAGATCATACGCAATTTTGAGGAACATCTCTGCCATGCTCAAAAAGGCAGGTATCAATCATGGATACCTGTATGATGATGAACCGTACAGTGGGGGTCTGTTGCTCGAACTCGGAATGATAAACGAATTCAAAGAGTACGGTGGGAAGGTGCTGCAGAAGTTTAAGGACAACGGTGTAAGGAGGGTGATAACAGTTGATCCTCATACAACCAACGCCATGGAGAGAATGAAAAAATTACTCAATTCGGACATAGAGGTAGTGAACTATCTCACCCTGATCAAAGGACTAAGTGGAAACGGGCAATTTGTAATACACGATCCGTGCCTTTACACCCGGTATCTTGATCTTGGAGAAACGATGAGGGACGTCCTCACAAATGCCGGGATCAAGGTGAAGGAAGATATAATGGTGACAAGCAAGGAGTATGGAACTTGCTGTGGGGGTCCACTAGGCCCGGTAGATCTTGAACTGAGTAGCAAGATTGCAGAAGACAGGGCAAGGAAACTCCTTTCTGTCTCTGATAAGGTACTTGTGGCGTGTCCATTGTGCTACCAGAATCTTTCGCCTTATATCAAAAACATCAAGGATATAGCAGAGGTGGTCTCTTGA
- a CDS encoding ABC transporter substrate-binding protein — protein sequence MNKKVLVIVIVVVLVATGIGGYFGYMATHPAKTNLPTLHLTALSPLSTLDEYQLGVIVNNYKALGIPVGIKLVSPAILGTWTTPQSTPQFVDLAWGPDWADPIAQMLYPMTSYANGGAFGANEAWTTNATLNSSIALNTAFMTNATAQMNEFVSLYHTFYDQYNYLWLPNPSLSFFVQPYVKNFSYFHFENYFYNLMSYNMSYNVNGIRAPSNSNLTDVADGGALAPPDSLDPSHGFTTEDGPVFAALYQQLYELNGTVSQVVPVLASGMPTTPTGGILDQNYGITLRSGIHFNNSDPVNASTVWFSFYRTIVMAQGVSVDDYGDLLFNNSAYAATAPYSIPAGWLHAVRTVYNETGESYLKMPYETNYSNLNKSNTIFAANFLATMLSHYDPWSNGTQAKLLEYPNQAVAVPDFVTNASTLNLTINILHPYRFFLLNIALWWGNIADPLFIDSHDGVIATESNNYTNVNGMPGTGPYHIFSVGASLDSAVIAKVGNYWGNTYWNSITNKPIGNFPLIAQPAHIKTVTMDYTVDHSGRVSGFLDNTYQLSLVSSSYLSSIIDSTPYDKLPLNSYWKNVGPIAIVYYISMNNYKFPTNILDFRKAIWYSINQTAIDSPYYYTFSNGSKMFLAENYIGPISPGFTSFYNNATKGLAPETYNVPLAEHYLNLAGIQGKFFVTLPNGTKLGDTSLASSSVTIVSQGILTVSLMAQNMMMAVIKIF from the coding sequence GTGAATAAAAAAGTTTTGGTCATAGTTATAGTGGTTGTGCTTGTTGCGACAGGAATCGGTGGATACTTTGGCTATATGGCTACGCATCCGGCGAAAACTAATTTGCCGACTCTCCATTTGACAGCTCTTTCTCCGCTAAGTACGTTGGATGAATATCAGCTAGGGGTTATAGTGAATAATTATAAAGCATTAGGGATACCAGTTGGCATAAAACTAGTTTCACCAGCAATATTAGGAACGTGGACTACGCCACAGTCTACACCACAATTTGTTGATCTGGCATGGGGTCCAGATTGGGCTGACCCAATAGCTCAAATGCTGTATCCAATGACCTCATATGCTAACGGTGGTGCGTTCGGGGCAAACGAGGCTTGGACTACTAATGCTACACTGAATAGCAGTATAGCGCTTAACACAGCATTTATGACAAATGCGACAGCCCAGATGAATGAGTTCGTGAGCTTGTACCATACCTTTTATGATCAATACAATTATCTATGGCTTCCAAATCCTTCGCTTTCTTTCTTTGTTCAGCCTTACGTTAAGAACTTCTCATACTTTCATTTTGAAAATTATTTTTATAATTTAATGTCGTATAATATGAGCTATAATGTTAACGGTATTAGAGCTCCGAGCAACAGTAATCTTACTGATGTAGCTGATGGCGGCGCCTTAGCTCCACCTGATTCCCTTGATCCTTCACATGGGTTTACAACCGAGGACGGACCTGTGTTCGCTGCACTCTATCAGCAGCTTTATGAGTTAAATGGAACGGTTTCCCAAGTGGTTCCAGTTCTTGCGTCTGGTATGCCAACGACTCCGACTGGTGGGATATTGGACCAGAACTACGGCATAACGCTTCGTTCAGGAATACACTTTAACAATTCAGATCCTGTGAACGCTTCAACGGTTTGGTTCTCATTCTACAGAACAATAGTTATGGCCCAGGGTGTTTCTGTTGATGACTATGGTGACCTGCTATTCAATAATTCAGCGTATGCTGCAACGGCGCCGTACTCAATCCCAGCAGGTTGGCTGCATGCAGTGAGAACTGTTTACAATGAAACAGGTGAGTCTTACCTAAAAATGCCTTATGAGACAAACTATTCTAACCTTAATAAGTCGAACACAATCTTTGCAGCCAATTTCCTAGCAACAATGCTTTCTCATTATGATCCATGGAGCAACGGGACACAGGCAAAGCTTCTGGAATATCCGAATCAGGCCGTTGCTGTTCCCGACTTCGTGACGAATGCTAGCACACTCAATCTTACTATTAATATCCTTCATCCCTACCGATTCTTTCTTTTAAATATCGCACTTTGGTGGGGAAACATAGCTGATCCATTATTCATAGACAGTCACGACGGAGTTATCGCGACAGAATCTAACAATTACACAAACGTAAATGGAATGCCGGGGACAGGTCCATACCATATTTTTAGTGTGGGGGCCTCATTAGATTCGGCGGTAATAGCTAAAGTTGGCAACTACTGGGGTAACACCTATTGGAACAGCATTACTAACAAACCAATAGGTAACTTTCCCTTGATTGCTCAGCCTGCACACATAAAAACAGTAACAATGGATTACACAGTGGATCACAGCGGAAGGGTTTCTGGTTTTCTTGACAACACATACCAACTTTCGTTAGTGAGCTCATCCTACCTTAGTTCAATAATTGATTCAACACCCTATGACAAATTACCGTTAAACAGTTATTGGAAGAATGTTGGCCCGATAGCTATAGTCTATTACATCTCAATGAACAACTACAAATTCCCGACAAACATACTTGACTTTAGGAAAGCTATATGGTATTCGATAAACCAGACTGCAATTGATTCACCGTACTACTACACTTTCTCTAACGGCTCTAAAATGTTCCTTGCAGAGAACTACATAGGTCCAATATCTCCTGGGTTCACCAGTTTCTATAACAATGCAACAAAAGGCCTTGCTCCGGAAACTTACAATGTACCTCTAGCTGAACATTATCTTAACCTTGCAGGAATACAGGGTAAGTTCTTTGTTACTTTACCTAACGGAACAAAACTGGGAGACACTTCATTAGCAAGTTCTTCCGTGACTATAGTTTCTCAGGGCATTCTTACCGTGAGCTTAATGGCACAGAACATGATGATGGCTGTTATAAAAATATTCTAA
- a CDS encoding L-rhamnose mutarotase, whose protein sequence is MRYFFHLKIKESKINEYKERHHNIWPEMIEALKGAGIRNYTIFLEGTDVYGYWECDNFKRTSEFLNKSEINSKWQEYMSDVIVTESSKRLPEESMEVFHLD, encoded by the coding sequence ATGCGGTATTTTTTTCATCTTAAAATAAAGGAATCGAAGATTAACGAATACAAAGAGCGTCATCACAACATCTGGCCAGAAATGATCGAGGCCCTAAAAGGGGCAGGTATACGAAATTACACTATATTCCTCGAAGGTACTGATGTATATGGTTACTGGGAATGCGACAATTTCAAAAGAACTAGTGAATTCCTTAATAAAAGTGAGATCAATAGTAAATGGCAGGAATATATGTCGGACGTGATAGTAACTGAATCTAGCAAACGGCTTCCAGAAGAGTCAATGGAGGTATTCCATCTGGATTAA
- a CDS encoding family 78 glycoside hydrolase catalytic domain: MPERMVKSGIVRLIVYIVLNHNNIVDDSLNKVLYGRINFVENPIGLDIEDPFFSWLPNSKKVNCNQVAYRIIVSKNKSRVYNEVGDEWDSGKVISKKTSFIYYEGLPLENFSKYYWRVKWWDNYDEVSVFSDVYSFETAFIEKNAWKGKWILVDSILRKEFNVNNDIKSAKIYISALGYYELRVNGKKIGTKVLTPQWTDYKKKVLYSTYDVTENIKKNMNCIGVMVGNSRYTAEYGYDGKHQVIMDVLLTFKDGQIIYFGTNDSWKTSSGPILYADIYNGEVYDARLEQSGWDLPSFDDSKWKICTYSDSVLGELVSDALFPPIEIIGTMKPRSIVYNDPDRYILDFGQNYSGWIKIKLEGLKKGDEIKLRFAELLDENGINTGSNNTAKNEDRYISKGESHEIYEPRFTYHGFRYVEIKGKNLFLTLDMVEGKIVHSNVDPVGSIVFGGENEILNKIHKMVLWSQVSNLMGIPTDCPQRDERMGWLGDSSLVAEESIMNFDMYGFYKKWLDDIRDSQLEDGEIPDVVPPFLQLYPADPGWGDEYISILWDVYRYYGDKKILSDYYPYVKKWLDFLRGKTKDGILVFYKYGDWCPPKMIRPLDTPGELYATFILFKDLDIMAKIAKVLGNNDHEAFERDKEIVKNAFNQRFLIVREQLSSPFLDKQRSGLPEKFQISYYGDREYGTQTSQILPLYFGITPTEKRGEIFDYLLKDIVIKCDNHLNTGIWGTRYLLQTLSLHGHSDIAFKVVTQTSYPGWGYMLKEGATTLWERWELLTNSSLKELNNIKPTEGGMNSHNHIMFGTVDNWFFDTLVGIEPCFENPGFDEFKISPHFVKEIRNLRFSFKSPKGFVYYNFKSLSEEKREVYIHVPTNTKCLIELDNREIEDVVSINSNLLVKRKDKEKIGYELNSGDYSIVIKMR; encoded by the coding sequence TTGCCAGAAAGAATGGTCAAGTCCGGAATTGTCCGGCTAATTGTTTATATTGTATTAAATCATAATAACATCGTGGATGATTCTCTAAATAAGGTGTTATACGGGAGGATAAACTTTGTAGAAAATCCAATAGGCTTAGATATAGAGGACCCATTTTTTTCATGGTTACCTAATTCCAAAAAAGTCAATTGTAATCAAGTTGCATACAGAATAATTGTATCAAAGAATAAATCTAGGGTATATAATGAAGTAGGTGATGAGTGGGATTCCGGAAAAGTGATATCTAAGAAGACCTCATTTATTTATTACGAAGGCTTGCCTCTTGAAAATTTTTCGAAATATTATTGGCGAGTTAAATGGTGGGACAATTATGATGAGGTAAGTGTATTTAGCGACGTATATTCATTTGAAACTGCTTTTATTGAAAAAAATGCATGGAAAGGAAAATGGATTTTGGTTGATTCAATACTCAGGAAGGAATTTAATGTCAATAATGATATTAAGAGCGCAAAAATTTACATAAGTGCACTTGGGTACTATGAGTTGAGAGTAAATGGTAAAAAGATAGGAACAAAAGTTTTAACACCTCAGTGGACAGACTACAAAAAAAAGGTTTTGTATTCAACTTACGATGTGACAGAGAATATTAAAAAAAATATGAATTGCATCGGGGTCATGGTGGGCAATAGTCGATATACCGCTGAATACGGATACGATGGTAAACATCAAGTTATTATGGACGTACTTTTGACTTTTAAAGATGGACAAATTATTTATTTTGGTACTAATGATTCTTGGAAAACGTCTTCTGGACCCATATTATATGCTGATATATATAACGGTGAGGTATATGATGCTCGATTAGAACAATCTGGCTGGGATCTGCCCTCATTTGACGATTCTAAATGGAAAATTTGCACGTATTCAGATTCTGTTTTAGGTGAGCTTGTTTCCGACGCATTATTTCCTCCAATTGAAATTATAGGGACTATGAAACCGAGGTCCATCGTTTATAATGATCCAGATCGGTATATTCTGGATTTCGGTCAAAATTACAGCGGCTGGATCAAAATAAAATTAGAAGGACTAAAGAAAGGAGATGAAATTAAACTGCGGTTTGCAGAATTACTGGATGAAAATGGCATAAATACGGGTTCAAATAATACAGCGAAAAACGAAGACAGGTATATATCGAAAGGAGAAAGTCATGAGATTTATGAGCCAAGATTTACATATCATGGTTTCAGGTACGTGGAGATTAAAGGAAAGAACCTATTTCTGACCCTAGACATGGTAGAAGGGAAAATTGTGCACAGTAATGTAGATCCAGTTGGTAGTATCGTTTTTGGTGGAGAGAATGAGATACTTAATAAGATACATAAAATGGTCCTCTGGTCACAAGTAAGTAATTTAATGGGAATTCCAACCGATTGTCCCCAAAGAGACGAAAGAATGGGGTGGTTAGGAGATTCTAGTCTAGTTGCCGAAGAATCTATAATGAATTTTGACATGTACGGATTTTATAAGAAATGGTTAGATGATATAAGGGACTCACAACTAGAGGATGGTGAAATTCCAGATGTTGTTCCACCTTTTTTGCAGCTTTATCCAGCAGATCCTGGTTGGGGTGATGAATATATATCAATTCTTTGGGATGTATATAGGTATTATGGTGATAAAAAGATATTGTCTGACTATTATCCTTACGTAAAGAAGTGGTTAGATTTCCTTCGTGGTAAGACCAAAGATGGTATTTTGGTATTTTATAAATATGGAGATTGGTGCCCGCCGAAGATGATCAGACCTTTGGATACCCCTGGTGAGTTGTATGCCACTTTTATTTTGTTTAAGGATTTAGACATAATGGCAAAAATAGCCAAAGTACTGGGAAATAATGACCATGAGGCTTTCGAAAGAGATAAGGAAATTGTTAAAAATGCTTTTAACCAAAGGTTTCTAATAGTGAGAGAACAGCTGTCTTCTCCATTTTTAGATAAACAAAGATCTGGATTGCCTGAAAAGTTTCAAATATCCTACTATGGTGATCGAGAATATGGAACACAAACTTCCCAAATTTTACCGTTATATTTTGGTATAACGCCAACTGAAAAGAGGGGTGAAATATTTGATTACCTGTTAAAAGATATTGTAATAAAATGCGATAATCATTTAAACACTGGTATATGGGGAACTAGGTATTTACTCCAGACTTTATCATTACATGGTCACTCCGACATTGCATTTAAAGTGGTTACACAAACAAGTTACCCTGGATGGGGATACATGTTAAAGGAGGGCGCCACAACGTTATGGGAGAGATGGGAACTGTTGACAAACAGTTCATTAAAAGAACTCAATAACATAAAGCCAACTGAGGGGGGTATGAATTCGCATAACCATATAATGTTTGGTACCGTCGATAATTGGTTCTTTGATACACTCGTTGGAATAGAGCCATGTTTTGAAAATCCCGGATTCGATGAATTCAAAATATCGCCACATTTTGTGAAAGAAATTAGGAACCTGAGATTTTCCTTTAAGTCCCCCAAAGGGTTTGTTTATTATAATTTCAAGTCCCTAAGTGAGGAGAAAAGAGAGGTTTACATACATGTACCTACAAACACAAAATGTTTGATCGAGTTAGATAATAGGGAGATTGAAGATGTAGTATCAATAAACAGTAACCTCCTGGTTAAAAGGAAAGACAAAGAGAAAATCGGATACGAATTGAATTCTGGTGATTATAGTATTGTAATTAAAATGAGGTGA